One Capsicum annuum cultivar UCD-10X-F1 chromosome 2, UCD10Xv1.1, whole genome shotgun sequence genomic window carries:
- the LOC107861404 gene encoding GDSL esterase/lipase At2g23540, translating to MAMTACNYVLVVLLLVINLIILANCAVDDDLGFGASYIFGDSLVDAGNNNYLQTLSKANIAPNGIDFKASGGNPTGRYTNGRTIGDIVGEGLGQPHYATPYLAPNCTGRTILYGVNYASGGGGIMNATGRIFVNRLSMDIQIDYFTITRKEIDKLLGQSKARNYVMQKSIFSITIGSNDFLNNYLLPVLSVGTRITESPDAFIDDLLSHLRAQLTRLYKLDARKFIIGNVGPIGCIPYQKTINQLKENECVELANKLALQYNARLKDMLVQLNKELVGATFVHANVYDLVMELITNYDKYGFVTATKACCGNGGQFAGIIPCGPTSSMCSDRDKHVFWDPYHPSEAANLIIAKQLLEGDPKYISPMNLKQLRDL from the exons ATGGCCATGACAGCATGTAACTATGTTTTGGTCGTACTACTTTTGGTTATTAACCTTATAATTTTAGCAAATTGTGCTGTTGATGATGATTTGGGATTTGGAGCTTCCTATATTTTTGGAGATTCTTTAGTAGATGCCggaaataataattatttacaaACTTTATCAAAGGCTAATATTGCACCTAATGGCATAGATTTTAAAGCTTCTGGAGGGAACCCTACTGGTCGTTACACTAATGGAAGAACCATAGGTGACATTGTTG GAGAGGGATTGGGACAGCCCCATTATGCCACTCCATATTTAGCTCCAAATTGCACAGGAAGAACTATATTATATGGAGTGAATTATGCGTCAGGAGGAGGTGGAATTATGAATGCTACAGGAAGAATATTT GTAAATAGACTATCTATGGACATCCAAATTGATTATTTCACCATAACAAGAAAAGAGATCGACAAGTTGTTGGGTCAATCTAAGGCCAGGAATTATGTGATGCAAaaatcaattttctcaataaCCATAGGGTCCAATGATTTTCTCAACAATTACCTTCTCCCTGTACTCTCTGTTGGTACAAGAATTACTGAATCCCCCGACGCCTTCATTGATGATCTTCTCAGTCACTTAAGAGCACAACTTACG AGATTGTACAAGTTGGATGCAAGGAAATTTATCATTGGTAACGTTGGGCCAATTGGTTGCATCCCTTACCAAAAGACAATTAACCAGTTGAAGGAAAACGAATGTGTGGAATTAGCAAACAAGTTAGCACTTCAATACAATGCTCGATTGAAAGATATGTTGGTTCAACTGAACAAAGAACTCGTTGGAGCAACTTTTGTACATGCAAATGTTTACGATCTTGTCATGGAACTCATCACCAATTATGACAAATATG GATTTGTAACTGCGACGAAAGCATGCTGTGGAAATGGAGGGCAATTTGCTGGGATAATTCCATGTGGACCAACATCTAGTATGTGTTCGGATCGTGACAAACATGTATTCTGGGATCCTTATCATCCAAGTGAAGCTGCTAATCTTATAATTGCCAAACAGTTGCTGGAGGGTGACCCCAAATATATATCTCCAATGAATCTTAAACAACTTCGAGATCTCTAA
- the LOC107858349 gene encoding uncharacterized protein LOC107858349, which yields MSKIAKVDQSVKEYLEEAGSEKWARCHSPVNRGRMMTSNIAECINSCLVEARKLPILGFLEEVRILFAAWNCKNNEIASYTNTTLSRRFEEILTHNGVKSLRMTVKPAGSYLYYVYDSGRRYIVDIERGTCNCGRYQIDEIPCPHGIVVLKGKNMDVKDYGHYCSELYRRQTIVKTYELPIVSMPDKKDWNVPCFVDDEEVLPPKYQRPPGRPKKERHLNQLNHCLQIQTAAVNAQEPITIVGLVVSFLRNHDEDIMFFYMLMVCLFLVV from the exons atgtcAAAGATTGCTAAGGTTGATCAAAGTGTTAAGGAATATCTGGAGGAAGCTGGGTCTGAAAAATGGGCTCGGTGTCACTCTCCTGTAAATAGAGGTAgaatgatgacttcaaatatagCCGAATGTATTAATAGTTGTTTGGTTGAGGCTAGAAAACTTCCTATTCTAGGTTTCCTAGAAGAAGTTAGAATCTTATTTGCTGCATGGAATTGTAAGAACAACGAAATTGCATCGTACACAAATACAACTCTTAGCAGAagatttgaagaaattcttaCTCATAATGGTGTTAAATCTTTGCGGATGACG GTTAAACCAGCAGGGAGTtatctttattatgtttatgattCGGGACGGAGGTACATTGTAGATATTGAGCGTGGCACGTGCAATTGTGGCCgatatcaaattgatgaaataccttgtccacatggaATTGTCGTATTAAAAGGTAAAAATATGGATGTAAAGGATTATGGTCATTATTGCTCTGAATTGTACAGGCGACAAACCATAGTGAAAACATATGAACTCCCGATAGTTTCAATGCCAGACAAGAAGGATTGGAATGTTCCATGttttgttgatgatgaagaagTTTTGCCGCCCAAATATCAAAGACCTCCTGGTAGGCCAAAAAAAGAAAGGCATCTGAATCAACTGAATCATTGTCTTCAAATTCAAACTGCTGCGGTAAATGCGCAAGAGCCGATCACAATCGTAGGACTTGTGGTTTCTTTCCTAAGGAATCATGATGAAGATATTATGTTTTTCTACATGTTGATGGTTTGTTTGTTTTTAGTAGTATAA
- the LOC107860346 gene encoding uncharacterized protein LOC107860346, producing MGLRGRKRAAPVNVDDVDGSTQKNSEYEQLREKRIKENLERMEKLGIFDMSLKLKPTRTPAVRRTPQRLSPLQPTGPARRSSRLQNATPVSYSEVHLSNSLDDENHLLREEGSKPEIYTEEHEKLLGSTDLSWTFFVDGYGKDGKRIYDPVKGKTCHQCRQKTLGHRTHCCKCQMVQGQFCGDCLYMRYGEHVLEANKNPNWICPVCRGICNCSLCRQAKGWAPTGALYRKIAGLGYKSVAHYLIQTHRATVSTENNSAPVSAKRSLPFSDTEGTMVMTTQTEVKPVKYDANESNLAPERNTEPLLKSVVEPLVQLKHDSENSGTNHVLSCDNVGNFSADNKSGNENAVLVGNSVTSQTEVKPVEYDGHEPNLAPESSTEPLQKSIVEPLILLKHDSEDSGNDVAISCDNVGNFSADNKSGNENSVLAGSTLTSSAPALSELNDGHKGESQLDHESDIGKVPSYEDKEEGFCVSDDKNCDVVPPEESSKSKMMKPCRAAAQVVDTIAGRLRQRRGKTNVEA from the exons ATGGGTTTACGTGGGAGGAAAAGGGCTGCTCCGGTGAATGTGGATGATGTCGACGGAAGTACTCAGAAGAATTCGGAGTATGAACAGTTGAGGGAAAAAAGAATAAAGGAAAATCTTGAAAGGATGGAAAAGTTGGGGATTTTTGATATGTCACTCAAACTTAAGCCTACTAGGACACCTGCTGTTCGTAGGACTCCCCAGCGTCTCTCTCCTTTGCAGCCTACTGGACCCGCTCGCCGTTCCTCCAG GCTGCAGAATGCGACACCAGTTAGCTATTCAGAGGTGCATCTGTCGAACTCTTTGGATGATGAGAATCATTTGTTGAGGGAGGAAGGGTCAAAGCCAGAGATTTACACAGAAGAACATGAGAAATTATTGGGTTCCACTGATTTGAGCTGGACTTTTTTCGTGGATGGATATGGAAAAGATGGAAAGAGAATCTATGATCCAGTCAAGGGAAAAACTTGTCATCAATGCAG ACAAAAAACTCTTGGTCATCGTACTCATTGCTGCAAATGTCAAATGGTTCAAGGACAATTTTGTGGAGATTGCTTGTATATGAG ATACGGAGAACATGTACTTGAAGCTAACAAGAATCCAAACTGGATTTGCCCTGTTTGCCGAGGAATTTGCAACTGCAGTTTGTGCCGGCAAGCAAAAGGTTGGGCTCCTACTGGTGCTCTTTATAGGAAG ATTGCAGGACTGGGTTACAAGTCAGTTGCACATTATCTAATTCAAACCCATCGAGCTACTGTCAGTACTGAGAACAACTCGGCACCAGTCTCTGCAAAAAGATCACTACCTTTCTCAGATACAGAAGGTACAATGGTGATGACTACTCAAACCGAGGTGAAACCAGTGAAGTATGATGCCAATGAGTCCAACTTAGCTCCAGAACGTAACACAGAGCCCTTGCTGAAGTCCGTTGTTGAACCCTTAgtacaactgaaacatgactctGAAAACAGTGGTACAAATCATGTGCTCTCATGCGACAATGTAGGAAATTTCTCAGCAGACAACAAATCCGGAAATGAAAATGCCGTGCTGGTAGGCAACTCAGTGACTTCTCAAACTGAGGTGAAACCAGTGGAATATGATGGTCATGAGCCCAACTTAGCACCAGAAAGTAGCACAGAGCCCTTGCAGAAGTCCATTGTTGAACCCTTAATACTACTGAAACATGACTCTGAAGACAGTGGTAATGATGTTGCGATCTCATGCGACAATGTAGGAAACTTCTCAGCAGACAACAAATCAGGAAATGAAAATTCTGTGCTGGCAGGCAGTACATTGACTTCAAGTGCACCTGCGCTTTCTGAATTGAACGATGGTCACAAAGGCGAGTCACAACTTGATCATGAATCTGATATTGGAAAAGTGCCATCATATGAAGACAAAGAGGAAGGCTTTTGTGTCTCGGATGACAAAAACTGTGATGTGGTTCCACCAGAAGAAAGTTCAAAGTCAAAGATGATGAAGCCTTGTCGAGCTGCTGCACAAGTTGTTGATACTATTGCTGGAAGACTAAGGCAGAGACGTGGAAAGACCAATGTGGAAGCATGA